From Punica granatum isolate Tunisia-2019 chromosome 1, ASM765513v2, whole genome shotgun sequence:
CCTCAAATTGGGAGCTCTCCCTATTTCGGCATGTGGGGCCTCGATCCCGGGCACCACCCTTGGGGATTGTCCCAATTTCGACGGGTAGGGCTTCAATCTCGGTCATCACCCCTGATTGTGTAGCCGACGCCCTCCGAGGTTACGGTGGCTAGACGGGACCCTCACCCTTTCTCCGATCAAagcatttttctcttttttaaaatttttttattacttttgCTAACATGGCCTAACACCGTTTGCCATGTAATCACTATTTTCCACCACGTTAgcaaaattgatggaaaatcATACAAATGCCTAACttgacaagaaaatcaaaattcgtgttttttttgccaaaaaataaagttcgtgccaaaattaaaaagggatcaaaattcatgtttttttttgtcattgaCCCTAATATAAATGCAATTATAACTGATGGAAGAGACCTGTCCCTTTTCGCTTCTTCCGCTTTGTTCTTCTAATTGAGCAAAATCCGAGGGGATTGAAATTATCTAGGTACCATCGGTAGAGGAAAGGAAGTGAGCCAATTGTTATGGGGCACAAACAGTTTAAGATGCTCTCTCCTTAAAAGGCTGGCAGTTAACATAAGGTTATCTCCTTCATGCCTTTAAGGCTTAAGGCTTTTTTGTGGGCATTTATTTACCTTAAATTACTAAGATTACGCAGCTCAACCCAAAAGCCTTGTAGTGAGGCAGAGACAGACATCTATTTCGATTCCTCTCTTTGAACATTACCATCTTACTTTTGAGACCGATCACTAGACCTCTCAAGCATTGTAGTTGCATCACATACGAAATAAGTGCCGACCCGAGTAAGTGAACAAGGAAGCTTAGCATTCCGCCCTCTCGGTCAGTTATTCAGCTAGGCAGGGTATTAGTGGTCTAACTACAAAATCTTGGCCTGGACTTTCATCCCGCACTATTTCTTCTTTCGAACCTTAACCATGAAAGTTAGTCGATGTTGGTTTCCTCAATTACACAGTTGAACACACGCATTCGACAGTAGGGAGTAAGACCTTCTATTTACAATTTTTAACACAAATTCCAGGGATACTCATCGAGTGGACCATACCGAGGAAGTTATAAATCTCCTTCTTTGCTTTTCTGATCTCATTGTGGAAGTACCGTGTAGAGATAGGCACCTTATCTTTGCAATAACGATCTCACTCTTCAAGAAAGATTTGTGAAAGGTTAATCTACGCCATTGAAGTTTCACTGCTGAATGACTTGTCTGCTACCAACTTCTTCCTCCATGGGCAGGGCATCTCTACATGCGAGACCTCATATACAAATTTCTCACATACCAGATTCCCGAGGAAGAAAGAGAGCTACTCTCCTCCTTGCCTGTTGAGCTTCTCATTGAGGGATAAAGTTATCtcaatcgtgaattttctttatttatagtATTTGAattctagaattttttttaaggagaATAGATATCGAACCACCAGAATAAATCCACGTAGGTTTCCTCCCTTGAttttagtttaatttaatttccaaaCCGATCGGGGACTGGTGTTTCATTAGATCCCGCATATTATATTTAAGAGAGAGCTTATAGAAATACAAGTTGGCCTTATAAAAAGGCTTTACGTACAACCACCAGATTATCAGCCGTCCAAGGAACTTCCACGTTTTTTTATGGAGGCTGCCGGGCCACTTTATCGATGGGATTTGCTGTGGAATCGTCGAGCCAATCAATTACGGTCAGTAAATAAAACTCAGACAAATCATCGGAAGGTATGACTTCATCTGTTTCCTGTTATACAACTCAAGTGCATGTACACTAGGTATTAGGTATTATTTGGTTTGGTGAAAGAAGTAATTATTACTGTAGAGACTTTGTAAGAAATTGGATAACTAGACAAATTTCGAGTGTTGtaacaataataaattctaaagATTAAGGTGACTATTGATCATTAAATGCACGAGCTAGATAATTCCGTATTTTAATATGTATTGCtggaaattatatattacgaAATCGcggtttaaaattttaactttaactttaatctAATAcattatacaataaaatatattttttcaaagttaaacttgtgggccccatatattattcaatataCAATCACATACACTATCCAatacactacataacaaaactGGTGGGGTTCACAGgtcctaaatttttttttgtctttttccacaatcaaaatcaaaattacaaatttaagactttaactctgaaatcaaacataTTGTACATGACTGTAAGATAGAATTATCTTTTAACCGAATTCACCGCACCATTCAGCCAGTCTAAATGGAACATCCAAATACTTAATAAAATCAGGGGGACTTACCTCCTCTTTTGGACTTTGGTACAACAAGAAGCTTCCTTAGCTCTTGCAACTACAATGTTAGGAGTATTGGCATAGTAGATATTCTCAACTCCTTTACCTTCACTCGAAGGAATAGGAGGAGATAAATCATTTGTTGATCCTCATCTGATTTAGTAGTAAACGAAACATTTACTATATTATATAGTGGATTTATATTCAAAGAATATTGATAAATTGCTCTAAGGCAGGGTTGGGATTCTGATCAACACaagaaatattagaaaaatgactcggaattttgaaattagacGATATGTCGTTCAGCCTAATTAAcaaaggaaattctttgtcaTTTTGTTAACTTATATACCCGTGATAGAAAGTTGTTGTTACACACCAATATTCTAAAAATGGCCGCCACATGCTTAAGATTGATGGAGACTtggattatatatacatattatatatatatatatatatatattgtgaacaTTGGCATCCAAAAGCCAATTAGGCCCtgactaaggggtaaaactctcacagcaTGGATTTTCTGTATTTACAACAACTCAAACCCAAGACCTTGCTTAAGTGGAATATGGtccgaaccgcttgaaccaattcaCGTAATTAATGTtatcaatattaataaattaaatattataattaataaattaaatattacatTTGATCTACGTAAATAATAGATAagttcatattatatatttatgatagGTGTTATAATTCCAcgtataaaataatttctgTTAGAAGCAAGTTCGTATTATAAGTTTTATATTgatagttgaaaaaaatatgcaaTGTATATAAAGTAAAACTATAATTACCTATTCATAgggtatttaaaaaaaataacacacATGCATCTACCAAATTAGGGTTacataaaaactaaaaatgtaataaataaaagtaagaACATAATAGaacattattttcaaaaagtatttgcaaaataaagtttatATTCTAGAACTTAAGATCAATGGTGAATATGCATAATATCAACAATTAAATAGCTATCCATGGCACTTTAAATAAGAGAATTAAAAGCAAAATTATCAATAAACTATTTAAATTAGCATAGTATATTAGaattattattcaaaatttatagTTATTATCAGTGTTATCACAACCAGACCGGACATCGAATCGGCCGAGGCATggattcatgggtttatgggttcaaccgagggttcgatgggtcggaccacatgtttaattataaaataaataaataaatattatttttaaaaaaatatataaaaaaatacaagaaaaaaattggtcCTACAGTCTCCTTATGAAGGTACTAACCGGAATGATCTGTTCAGAAAATAATCACCACGAGATTCTGAATCGTTATTGTTACACTACTGACAGCTATCTATAATTAAggaacttcaaaacatttcaCTACTAACAAAAGTAATCATCTGCTATCTATAATTAAGGAACTTCAGAACATTTCAAGTCATAATCCTCCCATATCACCAAAGTTCCAAATGTTACTCCTTTTAACAAGACAAGCATGAGATGGAATCTCAGTTTTCTCCCATTATCAATCATTATTATAGGATcaaagaaggagaaaaaaCAAATTCAACACTGCTGGGACAGCcttaatttctattttctgtTACACCTAATGCGAAATCCACTCAGGAAAAACATTAACAAGCATAAACCCAGGAACAAGCGAGTACCAATTAACAGAAGTTCAACTCGAATCACCTTAGGTGCAGCCATTGGATATTCTTCCGGTAAAAACAACTCCAACTTGAAAACTCCTCCTAACCAAGGTCACCGGCATcaaccaaataaaaaacaaattagCATCTCGTGTAGTAACTTCATCACCAAAATGGATCGACTCTGCAAAATCAACCAACCAATGTTCCCTCTGATCGCATTGAACCTGAACAATCATACACACAGAGCAAGTAAGAAAGTTGACCACAACTTCATTCAATCAACCCACAGACAAGCAGGACATGGAACCAAAGGATGTCTCATTTCCACCTTGGGATTCGACAGTCATGAGGTTGCCACCTCCACTTCATGTAGCCAACATCAGGCCTTCCATTCCCTCCACAGTTGAACCCTTCATCGATGAATGGACAGGACCAGTTCGTGTACAGTGGGTAGCTCTCATCATACACCTACCTCCCTTTACTCAAATCACAGCGTCTCAGGATAATCCCATCCCTCTCATCCCCTTTCTGCCCATTCAAAGCTCCAATTTCATCGGAGGGCTTCTTGATCTCGGGGACAGCACTCCACGGCTTACCACTGGGAACCTGATTCCTCCGAACGGCGCCCTGGGCTGACGAAGACCCGTAATCGGAAGTGTTGTCGGGTTTGGTGATGTGGGTGTAGATAAAAAACGGAGTTTTAAACGAGATGTTGCGGGTGGTGAAGTAGGGAGTGACAATGGGGTTAGTCGTGGCGTTGGGGTTGGGGGACGTTCAATTTGTCACCGCAACCACAAGCAAAGGAGAAGAGGGAAAGGAAGCTCGAACCAAAATGGGTCGACTCTGCCGCTTGATTCTCTAGACTCTGGGTCAACTCTGCTGctcgaaggagaaggagaagaagaatcagAGGAGCAAAGAGCAATGACGGATCCAGAACAGAATGAAGAAGATGACTAGGATTTTCGGAATTCAACTCTGCAATTTCCGCTCAGGTCGAGGGGGCttcgaaggagaagaagaatcagAGGAGCGAAGAGCGATGACAGATTTAGAAATCAGAAGAATCAGAGCGgaaggaagaaaaatgaaCCCTGAAGATGagctgatgaagaagaagaacagaagGAAGAACTAAAGGAGACGACTAGGGTAGGATCTGCATTTTGCAATTTCTGCTCGAGTCGGGAGGGGAGGATTTCGGGTCAGATTCCGTTTAAAATTTCTGAACCCATgcaaccggccggttcgaatgGGTTCACTGGGTTTATCTAAAAATCGGCCGGGTATTTGGGTTCATTGgtttttttatgcattttcggtTTTTAAGTGAACCGGACCGGTCATAGGTTCGGTTTCCGGTCCAACAGGTCGAACCGACCGGGttggtccggttctgataacaatgattATTATAGAAGTtccataaattataaataattattattgaaaataaaatattgcaACGCACGGGTTAGAACACTAGTAGGAATTAAAGTATTTTTTCGGTAAAATCACAGTTGTGTATCACGGCCTATTGGTTGAGATTACTTTCTTTTAGGCATTAACTTAGAATATGTTCCTAAGATGCTTTCAGCGGATTTTAAACTAGCACATTGCACATAAAATCTGCTCACTGGttgaaagaaagtaaactctagCCATTCTTAAtgtaagattttttttctctcttcatCCCACCATAGAAAGTAAATTATGGCTAGGACTAAATTATGGCTAGGACTCCTaccaaaaaagggaaaaaaaagtccCGCAAGGGGCAAACAAATGCCGAAAGAAAGTTTTATATGTAATTGGTACACGTATATCACGTAATAATGTCACAGACAAATAAAGAttcctcaatttttttatttttaaaaatatcacaAAAAAGTTCATTgttgaataaaatataaatttttatgtgTTTGATGACACAACACCACACGTATACCGTCGTTCCACACAATATCTTCTCAAATGCCATACGCACGAATAGAATTATTTCAACACATCAGGTTGGGGACATTTAGTGTgggagccaaaaaaaaaaagactttcTCTGCCATCTTTTCATTGTCTGCTTTTGTTCAAGATCAGAAAAGACGTTTCATACATTCACTCCTCAGGTAATATTTCTGAGTTATTGGGGCATGCAGTAGTCATATTATCCATTGGTCTGATGCATAACTAAGAGCTGCATAATCCACTGGCCCAAAATGGCTTATGTCGGCTTCTTCAAAGCTTTCCCAGCTGCTCCAACCGGCTTCAATCACCGAGTCAAACTGCTTGAACAAGAAGTCGTCAAAGGTTGAGAAATCAACTGAGTCGAAAATATCTGATGTACCGGTTTCCGCAACAATGTGGGAGGACAGATCATCCCTAGATGTCAATGGTGAAGATGAGACATTGCCAGATTCATCTTCCAGTGTGGGGAGATCATTGACAATATCACCATTCATTACAGAGCCTGAATTTAGTATTGGATCCTTGGGAAGTGGAAGCAAGAGTTGTAGTGATGCGGCTGCAACTGCTGGAGATGGCACCAGCCGGTGGCCGTTCTCCTCCAGTTCTGGTCCTGGGGTTGGAATTTTCGGATTCTTagtattttttactttatttggGAGATAGATATGCTCTCGATTATTTTCCTTTCGGATTCTCTTTGCTAAACAACAGTTCCAGTAGTTCTTGATTTCATTGTCTGTTCGCCCTGGCAGTCTCCCGGCAATCAACGACCATCTGCAAACATCAAGAAGGTCAGCTTCATAATAAAATGCCGACGGACAAGTAACCCACAAGGAATGGCGAAATAAAcaaagaatttatttttatttttttggatctAGAAGGGCATAGTTCGGAGAAGGGAAATAAAAGGGTAAAAAAAATCTCCCCGATGAAAATTGAATTACAAGACCTCGTGGTATAAGGCCAGGGATGATGCCGTTGTATCAGACCCCATTTCTTAGAAGATCTATACTTTGGGAAGTCAGTATCAATAATACTTTAACACGCCTTTCACTTCTTTTCAGACTAAAACAATGCCTTTAACTATTCACTGACAGAGGGT
This genomic window contains:
- the LOC116193214 gene encoding transcription factor MYB1-like, encoding MGRRPCCQKGEMKKGAWTALEDKILTDYITAYGEGKWRTIPKQTGLKRCGKSCRLRWLNYLRPDIKRGNITPDEEDLIIRLHGLLGNRWSLIAGRLPGRTDNEIKNYWNCCLAKRIRKENNREHIYLPNKVKNTKNPKIPTPGPELEENGHRLVPSPAVAAASLQLLLPLPKDPILNSGSVMNGDIVNDLPTLEDESGNVSSSPLTSRDDLSSHIVAETGTSDIFDSVDFSTFDDFLFKQFDSVIEAGWSSWESFEEADISHFGPVDYAALSYASDQWII